Genomic DNA from Patescibacteria group bacterium:
TCAGCCAATCGGCGATCGGCATCTTGAAGAATATGTTCTGGCTTTAGGCGATGCCGGAAAGTTGCTCTTTGGTCGAGATGGTCGTCCGCTTAACTTTAGTAGCATGCCTGATAACATTTTTATCCAGGCTCAAAAACATGTCGAGGATGATGAAACCTACAGGATTCTCGATCTTTGAACAAAATCCCGTTCGGCTTTCCGGACGGGATTATTTTTTTATACCAGAAATGGCCGCTTCGTTGCCTTAAAATTTTTAAAGTAGCAATGGCGGGACGTGAAGAAACAGCGGGCGCCTATTGGCATAGGCGGGTTGGCTTGCGGAAATTCACTTTTTGGCGGAAAATAAATCATTTATCGCGTTTGACTAAAAATAATGGTAAAGGTATAATTTATGTAATCAGAAAAATAATAAATAATAATTTTAAAAATTTATGAAAATTTTAGGAATAATACCGGCGCGAGGAGGTTCTAAGAGCATCCCCCTTAAAAATATCAAAAAATTATTAAATAAACCTTTAATAGCCTGGACGATTGAATCTGCTTTGGAAAGTAATTTAGACAGAATACTTGTCACTACTGATGATAAAAGAATCGCCGGGATAGCTAAAAAGTTCGGAGCAGACGTCCCTTTTATTAGGCCGAAAGAACTGGCAACGGACATAACCGGCATAGAACCCGTGATAAAGCATGCTTTAAACTGGCTTAAAGAAAACGAAAATTACGTTCCTGATGCCGTCGCTTTGATGATGCCGACTACTCCTTTAAGACCAGCAAAACATATTAATGGAGCCATAGAATTATTTAAAAAAACAAAAGCAGATTCAGTCGTGGCGGTTTACGAAGTTATAGCGAACGAAAATCCGCACTGGATGTTAAAAATTAATGACAAAAATCGGGTAGTTTTGTTTACCGGCGAACCCCTAACTAAGATTAAAACCCGTCGCCAGGAATTGCCAATCTGCTATTCCCGCAATGATATTATCTACATTTTTAAACCAAAAAATCTTTATGGAAAAACTCCAAATTTATACGGGAAAAAGGTGGAGCTTTACTTAATGGATGAATTTTACAGTATTGACATTAATACCGAGGAAGACTGGTTTGTCT
This window encodes:
- a CDS encoding acylneuraminate cytidylyltransferase family protein produces the protein MKILGIIPARGGSKSIPLKNIKKLLNKPLIAWTIESALESNLDRILVTTDDKRIAGIAKKFGADVPFIRPKELATDITGIEPVIKHALNWLKENENYVPDAVALMMPTTPLRPAKHINGAIELFKKTKADSVVAVYEVIANENPHWMLKINDKNRVVLFTGEPLTKIKTRRQELPICYSRNDIIYIFKPKNLYGKTPNLYGKKVELYLMDEFYSIDINTEEDWFVCEQKLKKLRKLEKNGFKLP